A portion of the Musa acuminata AAA Group cultivar baxijiao chromosome BXJ1-1, Cavendish_Baxijiao_AAA, whole genome shotgun sequence genome contains these proteins:
- the LOC135679089 gene encoding cation/H(+) antiporter 15-like, whose amino-acid sequence MLSRNLKFQYLIYEPQSYEQLSIVGIFGCIMYFFVVGVKADLGLIPKVGKKPVAIALFCTLLPVVSVYITATALRHKIPPPNSTSSAPSSAASCINTYVLSVKIVSPLRGLEALSCLAALVVIIMFVLRPLVLWLIRRTPEGALLDEASFVAVLLMAFVCALLAGIIGYDVFTGPFFFGLVLPGGAPLGATLVERMDRMVMGLFLPVAIVQAGTRMRMLLLTDTLRWGLFELFLVICVVSKFLGVILPCLYCKMPHRDTVSLALMMTTKGIYEIVAATLWQDDRILYDEEYTITLLTVLVFGGGTAPMVKYLYRPEDRYVAYKRRTLQHAKPGDELRVLACIHEQDNVNTALALLQASGHSHDSPIYVYVLHLRRLIGRTDAVLDPHKRRNETFSSVSALSQSDHIVNAFRQFEQQHSDGVWVLPYICISPYNTMHDDVCSLALDKKVTLVILPFHKNVEADGSIIFVNPAVRSVNVNVLRYAPCSVAILVDHGISDCGKLLQHVAVYFLGGADDREALAYGSRMAKRAAIRLTVVRFLPPKVWREEGQEEKMDDKMLTQFQHEMVDGKQVVYREKVVQDGEGTVAVIRQTSAEFNLLIVGRRKGKDSPLTTGMSMWSEYPELGIIGDLLAATDFGGRVSTLVVQQQVMVMGAAAQSADSPKSPSTGRGRQVAPEAQI is encoded by the exons ATGCTCAGCCGGAACCTGAAGTTTCAGTATCTGATCTATGAGCCGCAGAGCTACGAGCAGCTCAGCATCGTCGGCATCTTCGGCTGCATCATGTACTTCTTCGTGGTCGGTGTGAAGGCGGACCTGGGGCTGATCCCCAAGGTGGGCAAGAAGCCGGTGGCCATCGCCTTGTTCTGCACCCTTCTTCCCGTCGTGTCCGTCTACATCACGGCCACCGCCCTGAGGCACAAGATCCCTCCCC CGAACTCAACCTCCTCAGCTCCAAGCTCGGCCGCCTCCTGCATCAACACCTACGTTCTGAGCGTCAAGATCGTCTCCCCGCTGAGGGGGTTGGAGGCGCTATCCTGCCTCGCTGCCTTAGTGGTGATCATCATGTTCGTCTTGAGGCCGCTGGTGCTGTGGCTCATAAGACGGACGCCGGAGGGGGCACTCCTGGACGAGGCCAGCTTCGTGGCGGTGCTGCTGATGGCGTTTGTGTGCGCGTTGCTGGCCGGGATCATCGGGTACGACGTCTTCACGGGGCCCTTCTTCTTCGGGCTGGTGCTGCCGGGGGGAGCCCCGTTGGGGGCGACGCTGGTGGAGCGCATGGACAGGATGGTGATGGGGTTGTTTCTGCCCGTCGCCATCGTTCAAGCCGGGACGAGGATGAGGATGTTGCTGCTCACCGACACCTTGCGCTGGGGCCTCTTCGAACTCTTTCTGGTGATCTGCGTGGTGTCCAAGTTCCTGGGCGTCATCCTCCCCTGCCTCTACTGCAAGATGCCGCACCGCGACACCGTCTCCCTGGCGCTCATGATGACCACCAAGGGCATCTACGAAATAGTGGCCGCCACGCTGTGGCAGGATGACCGT ATTCTGTATGACGAGGAGTACACCATCACCCTCCTCACCGTCCTCGTCTTCGGCGGCGGCACCGCCCCCATGGTCAAGTACCTGTACCGGCCGGAAGATCGCTACGTGGCCTACAAGCGCCGCACTCTGCAGCACGCCAAGCCCGGGGACGAGCTCCGCGTCCTCGCATGCATCCACGAGCAGGACAACGTCAACACCGCCCTCGCCCTCCTCCAGGCCTCCGGCCACTCCCACGACTCGCCCATCTACGTCTACGTCCTCCACCTCCGCCGTCTCATCGGCCGGACCGACGCCGTCCTCGATCCCCATAAGCGCCGCAACGAGACCTTCTCCTCGGTCTCCGCCCTCTCGCAGTCCGACCACATTGTGAACGCCTTCCGGCAGTTCGAGCAGCAGCACTCGGACGGCGTCTGGGTCCTCCCTTACATCTGCATCTCCCCTTACAACACCATGCACGACGACGTTTGCTCCCTCGCCCTCGACAAAAAGGTCACGCTCGTCATCCTCCCCTTCCACAAGAACGTCGAAGCCGACGGCAGCATCATTTTCGTGAACCCCGCCGTCCGGTCCGTAAACGTGAACGTCCTCCGATACGCGCCCTGCTCCGTGGCCATCCTCGTCGACCACGGGATCTCCGACTGCGGGAAGCTGCTGCAGCACGTGGCGGTCTACTTCCTGGGCGGGGCCGACGACCGGGAGGCTCTGGCCTACGGCTCACGCATGGCGAAGCGGGCGGCCATCCGGCTCACGGTGGTGCGCTTCCTCCCGCCCAAGGTGTGGCGGGAGGAAGGGCAGGAGGAGAAGATGGACGACAAGATGTTGACGCAGTTCCAGCACGAGATGGTGGACGGAAAGCAGGTGGTGTACAGGGAGAAGGTGGTGCAGGACGGGGAAGGGACGGTGGCCGTGATCCGCCAGACGAGCGCCGAGTTCAACCTGCTGATCGTGGGGCGGAGGAAGGGGAAGGATTCGCCGCTGACGACAGGGATGTCGATGTGGAGCGAGTACCCGGAGCTGGGGATCATCGGCGACTTGCTGGCCGCGACGGATTTCGGCGGCCGGGTGTCCACGCTGGTGGTGCAGCAGCAGGTGATGGTGATGGGAGCAGCGGCGCAAAGTGCGGATAGCCCCAAGAGCCcttcgaccgggcgcgggcgccaGGTTGCACCGGAAGCCCAAATCTGA